Proteins from one Cicer arietinum cultivar CDC Frontier isolate Library 1 chromosome 3, Cicar.CDCFrontier_v2.0, whole genome shotgun sequence genomic window:
- the LOC101504882 gene encoding 12-oxophytodienoate reductase 1-like, with amino-acid sequence MHGLNYDHNPTILHEVVKAVANEIGGDKVGVRLSPFVDYCDYGDSNPQALAIYMAQFLQWYFIVAGGYDMSEVNNVVGSSGANLVAYGRLFLTNPDLPKRFELDSHFNKVDKNTFYTSDLVVGYTDYPFLENAN; translated from the exons ATGCATGGACTCAACTACGACCATAACCCCACTATTTTGCATG AAGTGGTGAAAGCAGTTGCTAATGAGATCGGAGGGGACAAAGTTGGTGTCAGACTTTCCCCTTTTGTTGATTATTGTGATTATGGAGACTCAAACCCTCAAGCATTGGCCATTTACATGGCTCAATT CCTTCAATGGTACTTTATTGTTGCTGGTGGATATGATATGAGTGAAGTTAACAATGTGGTGGGTAGTAGTGGTGCGAATTTGGTGGCTTATGGAAGACTCTTTTTGACAAATCCAGATTTGCCTAAAAGATTTGAGCTGGATTCCCATTTTAATAAGGTTGATAAAAACACTTTTTACACAAGTGATCTTGTTGTTGGATATACAGATTATCCATTTCTAGAAAATGCTAACTAA
- the LOC140919747 gene encoding uncharacterized protein, producing the protein MSRGGYELLTERLINEKIKQRQESSGNSILAPPSPPSRHEKWKRARQKPSGDYSSEDALVIAEKIDSLVEQTSQGTFVPHGRTYILTASIGKPEHPGRVRDVGRGVGIRQYFGSRSHYASTPPAFNSHQIEEPTNVIKNKVLLELSQQNPNLFMKRSCSVELPIPEDEDDDIPEQCKLYVDNNDFVVAYADAYKLGPTLHNQLLDNDMVRVLVTKVLDANAQVPILIDEVTTIGHASNTFIQWPKRLLRLVSDKEVDIFMKVDVPLKKYESQLDCIQQLLLKSISISLSIELKLEHETSEVFVLGQSNIVELCMGNRELCITIIQIWLT; encoded by the exons ATGTCTCGTGGGGGATATGAGTTGCTTACTGAAAGATTGatcaatgaaaaaataaagCAAAGACAAGAATCATCTGGAAATTCAATACTTGCACCTCCATCTCCACCATCACGCCATGAAAAATGGAAGAGAGCCCGACAAAAGCCATCGGGAGATTACTCATCAGAAGATGCTCTTGTCATTGcagaaaaaatt gATTCATTGGTTGAACAAACGTCTCAAGGAACCTTTGTTCCACATGGACGTACATATATCTTGACAGCGTCCATTGGGAAACCTGAGCACCCTGGTCGTGTTCGTGATGTTGGTCGGGGTGTGGGGATTCGACAATACTTTGGATCACGTTCTCATTATGCCTCTACCCCACCAGCTTTCAATAGCCACCAAATAGAGGAGCCTACTAACgtgattaaaaataaagtgtTGTTGGAGCTATCACAACAAAACCCAAATTTGTTCATGAAGAGAAGTTGTTCTGTTGAACTACCTATACCAGAGGATGAGGACGATGATATTCCAGAACAGTGTAAATTGTATGTTGATAATAATGATTTTGTAGTAGCATATGCTGATGCGTACAAGTTGGGGCCCACCTTACACAATCAGTTGTTAGATAATGATATGGTTAGGGTGCTGGTTACCAAGGTTTTAGATGCAAATGCTCAAGTACCTATACTCATTGATGAGGTGACAACAATTGGTCATGCTTCAAATACTTTCATTCAATGGCCAAAAAGACTTTTGCGGCTTGTTTCTGATAAG gAGGTTGACATATTTATGAAAGTTGACGTTCCACTCAAAAAATATGAATCTCAACTAGATTGTATTCAACAATTGTTGTTAAAGTCGATAAGTATATCATTGTCTATAGAGTTAAAATTGGAACATGAAACAAGTGAAGTGTTTGTTCTTGGACAAAGCAATATAGTGGAGTTGTGTATGGGTAATCGAGAGTTGTGCATCACTATTATACAAATATGGTTGACGTAA
- the LOC101504571 gene encoding LOW QUALITY PROTEIN: uncharacterized protein (The sequence of the model RefSeq protein was modified relative to this genomic sequence to represent the inferred CDS: inserted 3 bases in 2 codons) translates to MNHNWMNANRLSEEYEKGVEEFLQFALKKXLPESKGRFYCPCVICLNENTLHFEEIRSHLICSGIDLNYIRWIWHGDSLNMSNTSAREEINVDMNDQLEAIIRDVGEESFNRAHVYDNLCSGKEEPLYPRCTNFTRLPPAKVLWYLPIVPRFKXLFANTNDAKNVRWHADERKRDGQLRHPADSLKWKKINDLYPEFGSEPRNLRLGLSTDGMNPYGNLSSNHSLWPVLLVIYNLPPWICMKRIYIMLSMMISGPKQPGNNIDVYLSPLIEDLRMLWEGVDVFDGYSREYFMMRAMLFCTINDFPAYGNLCGYSVKGHKACPICEEGTCYQQLKHGRKVVYVGHQKFLKSNHPYRKLRKSFNGDQEHEISQKALTGEQVYQRVKDINVIFGKNQKQTSEKNIIWKKKSVFFDLPYWSSLDVRHCLDVMHVEKNVCDSVIGTLLNIPGKTKDGLNSRLDMVDMGIRQQLAPQSTGKRTYLPPACHTLSKKEKRCFCECLRGIKVPHGYSSNVKSLVSMKDLKLVGLKSHDCHILMQQLLPVALRGILPKKVREVLTRLCLFFNAICSKFIDPQKLNELENEAVIILCQLEMYFPPSFFDIMVHLIVHLVREIKLCGPVYLRWMYPFECYMKILKGYVNNPHRPEASIVERYIAEEAIEFCSEYMTKAEAIGIPRSRHEGTCVGNGIRGLKLKSMGREEVLQAHLYILNNTDEVQPYLSTHKSIVKENYPKMNEKWLLNKHNKTFLKWFKETILTNNTTSDTLKWLANGPHFDVITWTGYNINNFTFYTKSQDDRSTMQNSGVMVVAESMHFSSSKDKNPVTASIPYFGTIEEICDVDFIKFKVHVFKCKLIDINNGVKIDKFGFTMVDLEKVAYKDEPFIMASQAKQVFYVSDPSNKKWLVVLQGKSFHGPNESLDSTLDVFDTPPFSQRILTFVEETIVDDEYATRDDHQEGIWENIQT, encoded by the exons ATGAATCACAATTGGATGAATGCTAATCGTTTGAGTGAAGAGTATGAAAAGGGGGTTGaggagtttttacaatttgctttaaaaaa acttccTGAAAGTAAAGGAAGGTTTTATTGTCCttgtgttatttgtttgaatgaAAATACATTACATTTTGAGGAAATACGAAGTCATCTTATTTGTTCTGGGATTGACCTGAACTATATTAGATGGATATGGCATGGTGATTCGTTAAACATGTCAAATACCTCAGCAAGAGAGGAAATTAATGTAGATATGAACGATCAACTAGAGGCCATAATACGTGATGTTGGAGAAGAGTCCTTTAATCGTGCACATGTATATGATAATTTGTGCAGTGGCAAAGAAGAGCCTTTGTATCCGAGATGCACTAACTTCACACGATT ACCTCCTGCGAAGGTGTTATGGTATCTTCCAATAGTTCCAAGGTTCA GTTTGTTTGCTAATACAAATGATGCAAAGAATGTAAGATGGCATGCCGATGAGAGGAAGCGTGATGGACAACTTCGTCACCCAGCTGATTCTTTGAAATGGAAGAAAATTAATGATTTGTACCCGGAGTTCGGAAGTGAGCCTAGGAACCTTAGGCTTGGACTTTCTACAGATGGAATGAATCCATATGGAAACTTAAGTAGTAACCATAGTTTATGGCCTGTTCTACTAGTTATCTACAACCTACCTCCTTGGATTTGCATGAAGCGTATATATATCATGTTATCTATGATGATTTCAGGTCCAAAACAACCTGGAAATAACATAGATGTTTATCTAAGTCCATTGATTGAAGATTTGAGAATGCTTTGGGAAGGTGTTGATGTGTTTGATGGGTATTCTCGTGAATATTTTATGATGCGTGCAATGCTATTTTGCACCATCAATGACTTTCCTGCATATGGAAACTTGTGTGGCTATAGTGTTAAGGGACACAaagcatgtcctatatgtgaagaagGAACATGCTACCAACAATTGAAACATGGAAGAAAAGTTGTTTATGTTGGGCATCAAAAATTTCTCAAGTCTAATCATCCATACCGTAagttgagaaaatcgtttaatgGAGACCAAGAGCATGAAATTTCTCAAAAAGCCTTAACTGGGGAGCAAGTTTATCAACGTGTTAAGGATATAAATGTTATCTTTGGAAAGAACCAAAAACAGACATCTGAGAAAAATAT AATATGGAAGAAGAAGTCTGTGTTCTTTGATCTTCCTTATTGGTCTAGTCTAGATGTAAGACATTGTCTTGATGTGATGCATGTAGAGAAAAATGTGTGTGATAGTGTAATTGGAACACTTCTCAACATTCCGGGGAAAACAAAGGATGGCTTAAATTCTCGTCTAGATATGGTTGATATGGGTATACGACAACAATTAGCTCCACAATCAACAGGTAAACGAACATATTTGCCTCCTGCTTGTCATACATTGTCAAAAAAGGAGAAGAGATGCTTTTGTGAGTGTTTAAGGGGAATAAAAGTGCCACATGGATACTCCTCAAATGTCAAGAGTCTTGTGTCAATGAAAGATTTGAAATTAGTTGGCTTAAAGTCTCACGATTGCCACATTTTGATGCAACAACTACTACCAGTGGCTTTACGTGGCATATTGCCTAAAAAAGTAAGAGAGGTCTTAACTAGATTGTGTTTATTCTTCAACGCTATTTGTAGCAAATTCATTGATCCtcaaaaattaaatgagttGGAAAATGAAGCTGTTATTATCTTGTGCCAACTAGAGATGTATTTTCCTCCTTCTTTTTTTGACATCATGGTTCATTTAATTGTTCATTTAGTTAGGGAGATTAAATTATGTGGTCCTGTTTATTTGAGGTGGATGTATCCATTCGAGTGTTACATGAAGATTTTAAAAGGATATGTGAACAATCCACACCGTCCAGAAGCATCTATTGTTGAAAGGTACATAGCAGAAGAGGCTATTGAGTTTTGTTCTGAATATATGACAAAAGCAGAAGCCATAGGAATTCCTAGATCTCGTCATGAGGGAACATGTGTGGGTAATGGTATTCGAGGCTTAAAACTTAAGAGCATGGGACGAGAGGAAGTACTTCAAGCACATTTGTATATATTGAATAACACTGATGAGGTTCAACCTTACCTTTCTACTCATAAAAGCATTGTGAAGGAAAATTATCctaaaatgaatgaaaaatggTTGCTGAATAAGCATAACAAGACTTTCTTAAAGTGGTTTAAAGAAACCATTTTAACCAACAATACAACTTCTGATACACTAAAATGGCTAGCAAATGGGCCTCACTTTGATGTCATAACTTGGACTGGCTACAATATCAACAATTTTACTTTCTACACAAAAAGTCAAGATGACAGAAGTACCATGCAAAATAGTGGGGTTATGGTCGTagctgagtccatgcatttctCTAGTTCAAAAGATAAAAACCCTGTTACAGCATCCATACCTTACTTTGGGACCATTGAAGAGATTTGTGATGTcgatttcattaaatttaaagtgcatgtttttaaatgtaaattgaTTGACATCAATAATGGtgttaaaattgataaatttggTTTTACAATGGTGGACCTTGAAAAGGTAGCGTATAAGGATGAGCCTTTTATTATGGCATCCCAAGcaaaacaagtgttttatgttagTGATCCTTCTAACAAAAAATGGTTAGTGGTTCTCCAAGGTAAAAGTTTTCATGGACCAAATGAAAGTCTAGATTCAACGCTAGATGTTTTTGACACTCCTCCATTCTCACAACGAATACTTACTTTCGTTGAAGAAACTATAGTGGACGATGAGTATGCCACTCGTGATGATCATCAAGAAGGCATATGGGAGAATATTCAAACATAA